CTTGCACATTTCATACAAGATGATATTTCGTATAGATATTCATGTAGGGATTGGATTAATTTACATCAAGTTTCGAAATTATTTATTCGCGTACCCCCCAAAGGCGTTGATGTAAGTGAAGCCCAATTCATCCCATGAGCCATGAATAATCGGTAGCTGCATAGGCTTTTTATTAATGGATTAGAGCGAGCATTTCTGCAACATTCTCGGCCGATAAATGTGAGAATATGAAGGTGGACTAACCGAAATATCGGATGGCGACGTCATTCGGTACATTTGTTCAGTGTCTTTTcgtaataattcaaatcaaattgttacACTTGACTATATAAAAATTGATATTTCAATCAgtgttcattcattttttaaattattattattaatcacGATAACCAGAAATCTTACTAACGCTTACCAACAAtctaatgaaaagaaaagcgaataaaaaaacccagcgatattcaaataataataatcgacTCGCTGAATTTATGGCGATCCCTACAGGCATCCAACAATACGCCTTTCTTCCGGTTCGTGTTGATCGGGCACCGTCCTGCGCCACGATTTGAATAGAAgtttattcaaatcaaaacattcCGATTAACGAACATGGTCCAACATTAAACAAAGCATCTTATGAATTGAGCTGGTGATTGACATTCAGATTAAAAGACATCGAAAGacatattttctttcgtgGGTCTTCACTTTCCTGAAAGTCATTTCGTGTCCAGCAAGGGAATTTTATTACATGCCAACTTTACACCTTGACTAAAATAAGGTGCACAATTAATTGTAAATCTCAAGTATTGCAGACGTTGGGGAACCTTCACATAATGCGATTAATAAGGAACTATTCTGTTCTAAGCCAATATCGTTTCTTTGACAGAGATGTGAGAAATTGAGCAGCCGTACGTGAATCCGCTTCGTGTGGTGGCAACGGATAAACTAATTTGATGAAACGTAGCGTTAAATCGTTAATTGAAGCAATAACGCTCACATGAGAAACCTTGAATTTCGAAAGGGgggaaacgaaaatgaaagaaatgacGGAAATTTATCATTAACACTTCCTGCAATAATTGTGCAAAGATTGTAAAGATCACTGCGGGCAATGTTGCTCCAACTCTCTCGTCCGTTCATAGCCGAGCGTTCGCCACGAGCGTTCGCGATGGTGCAACTCagtcaattcaaaatttgcaTATGTCGATTCACGAACTTTGCTGATAACATTGCCTAGCATAATTCAACTCAATAGCTGGTCGATTTCATCACAATGAGTTGATGTTCCTAACGAATAATGTTCATCAGTATTTGTAGACGCACACACAGTGCGTCATTCGCTTGAATAACgggttttaattttaatgaaacTTTAACATATCACAATGTTTCGCATGCATTATATTTAGGGCCTTGCCTTATTTACAAGGCAGGTTCAGTAGAATAAATGTACGTTATAACTATAATGAACAAAGCTACATGGAGAAACTTGAGTTAGCAACTTAAAATGCTCTAATATCCACCAAATTAACATAACGTGAAGATCAGCAAAATGACCAATAACAacggataaaaataaactttcggTGCtctttaaagtaaaaattaaatttgagacaacttcttccttttttcttgataCGCTTTTACAGTTTGTCGCgccataaagaaaaaaatttcctacGGTTTTCTAATTAAGGCGGTAGATTTGAATTCAACTCGCGATTAATAACTCTTACGTTGAATCCAAACCCTTATAATTGTTATCAGTTGTAGGATAGGATAGAGAGCTAATTGCAACGACGCAGATTCATTTCGCAACGTCACAGTCTATTAGATAGGGTATTTATGTCACGGCCAGAGAAGCGCAATTGATATCAATCCCAGTATTACACGTAATTAATTAAGTTGGAGTGAGAGTAGACTGGAAATACAATTGTTTGTTTAACCCCACCAGCTAATGGACCAACaatttaacttgtttttttccattttacgaaatattttatgttttaattGAGCAGGCGAGGTGTTTTTCCTGATGTGGGGAATTCACGTCTGCTACTCTGTCCGCCGGGCCGAAACGTATTTCAATGAGACCAAACACATTTCGTGGGCCGTCTACAACATCGCCGTTAGCAACATCATCTTCGCTTCATTCCAGTATGCATacgaaataaacaaatgttCAGAcactttcccatttttattattttccggATTTTTTCATAGTTTGCTGTTGCTACCCAACGTCGGGCCGGACATGAAATATTTATTGGGTTTCATCCGCACTCAGATGAGCACCACGGTCACCATTGCCTTGGTCTTTGGTCccaaggtaaaacaaaaatatttttaacaaactGTAAAATTgttgtatttaattttcttcaaattttttgtcagTTTTATCTGGTGGCGATGGGGAGAGGAGACGAGCACGACGCCCGGACCAAGGCCCGCGGTGTGACGGCCTCGTTCTCGTTGAATGGACTCAGTTTGGCCAGCGGGTTGGGTGGCAGCTGCAGCGGAGGAGGACCCGGCGGAGTCCTTGTCGGCGGAGGGATGACGGAAAACTTGGAGAACTCCGGCAATCCACCGGAACCGGACGACCAGCCCGTCGACCTCTACCGCGAGAATGAAGAActcaaagtaaaacaaaaaaaaaataaaatctactTTCCATATATGtgggaatttaaaataaagaaaaaaacaacaaaaacataaaaagttCCCAAAAATGGTCGGACTGGAACAAGGCGATCCGGTTCCCACATTTGGTTTGGGCAAAGGGCCGAGGCGAAGCGCATAAGAATCAGGCGAAATAGACGTAGAATTCGAGTGACAAAAACGAACAATATGATTGAAACTCAACTGTGTTAAATCATGCAAAGGTTTTGTTCCATTAGGAAATTTGGACCCTCGAAAAGACccgaaatgatttcatttaaaatgttgaCTTTCTCGcgccaaaaaccaaaaatatgaaatgtaatttgtcaattgtaatttattattattatatccagGCTGAGATATCCAAACTGCTGACTGTCTAACACAATTGTAGCTAAAAACTCACAAAAAGGCCctcaaattaagaaataataagagagagaaatagacgCACACGGTATATAGTATTCATACTAAAtagtcattttgttttcattatttgaCAGTTTAATTTGACAATTTAATTTCGTGTGTCTAGTAGCATATTTGTTTGTCTGGTGGCTTCtatctttcttattttcagtttgaatTGGAACGCAACAGCCAAAAAGTGAATTGCTGAATCCACACTCTgggtttttccatttttttccatccgcgtccttcatttgtttcttttcttttagtgactccacacacaagacacacatGCGCTTATTTTTCCCCCAGAAGTTTCTCGGTTCTTTCGCATATGCTAATGCCAAGCGCGCcgttcttgttttcttttctttttcttttttttctttttgctattagGAGCAATTACAAAAGTTGGCCGGTCACATGGAATTCATGAAAATTGTCCACATGGGCGTCAACAATCCGCACCTCAAACCCAAGCCGGGCGGATATTTCAGTCACGGTAACGTGGCGACgtcggccgccgccgccgctgtgGTTTCGGTGGCAGCGGCGACTTCGGTCGGGACGGCCCCCGCCGCCGGCGGACCGTCCAGCCCGACGGGCAGCGGAGGCGGATCGAGTCTTTTACAGAAGCGAGGGGCTTCGGCCCTCCTGGAACCGGCCGTCGTCCACTTCAACTACGAGTCGGATATTCTGCTCAGTCGGAAAAATTCTTCGGCTCCGTTGCGGAGCGCCGGACCGCAGCCTAGTTCCCTGGGCGTCGTGGTCGACGACGCCGTCCTCGACGACTCGCCCACCGCTGAACTTTTACCCAATTCCGGCCCCAGTAAACTCTGACTAGTCGTCAATAGTGAGGAGGTTTGGCTTTGAATTCCTTCGTCATTATGTCAAACATCCGTCGTATCCATTTGAATTCGGCGCCAACCGGatatccaacaacaaaaagagccaaccacaataaaaacaaaaatcgttaTTTTCTCCTCCTCACTATTGACTCTTGCAAAAAACATTctattgtaaatataaaatagaaaaaatgactcggcgcatttttaaaaaattttcgcaTTTTTCTGTAATCCATTTCTGtcaaaaaaaatgatttgaaacatATTTTGAACGCGGTTTGTCTCCACATTTTACATACACgcacatatttaaaaataaaaaagggggactGTACAGAATTTCACGAGGACACATGTACACGACGACTGAATATACATTTGGAAAAATACGTaaattagttttcattttctcgcCATTTCCTTCTTCGACGCAAATAGGGAAAAGATGTCGcagagaatttttttgttgttattaattatttttttcacttttttgaaataaaaaatcttttaaaaatgtcgatcggcataaaaaatattttgtcacGATTATTTTCTCACATTCCTTTCAcgcattctttttttcgttattatgTACAAAGTTGTATACATTCAGGTaacgttttttctctttaaaaaaatttcttttgtcgtAGTTATTATAATactcttttaaatttttaaatcttttcctttttttttagttcgtttgattaaaaaaaaaggggaaaatttgGCGGGCCCCCGATTATTTGTATATCGCGTAGCCAAAATACTTTTTGAAAGTAGAGGAGGGCtgaggaaaattcaaaaaagctCCGGGCCGCGAGAGTTCAGTAAACGTACATCTGCTTGAGCTGATCCCTCAGGTGCTGCGGCATGACGTAAACATcctgcaaaaaataaatacataacGGGaatcttttaatatttttttcattaaaaaaaattagacacaaaaaagttcttggaataattggatttttttcttcttcaaaattcCCCCAAAGGAGCGACCAAACAAAATATTCcgtagaattaaaaaaaaattccccggACGTAGTGCACAACCTCGGAGATTTGCAAATGCTCAAGGCGGAAACGTGGCGCGCTAATTTTAGCATTTAAAATGTGGCGAAATTGAACGTTAAATTTTTACCTTGTGCTGCTCCTGCCCGCGTAGCCGAAGAATCACGCTGCGGATAGTCTTGCGCCACAGGCTGGGCTTCTGTCCGAAATCGATAGCGCTCCAAGCGTCCTTTAGAtgacaaataaattaattttttttttattatttaaaaataaataaaacacacacacacaaaaaagcaGAATAAATAACGAAGGAGGGGAAAACCTTGACACAAAAACAAAGTCTACTATCTTTTGACAGTCTTATCTAACAGACAAACACGCTCTGTTACAAAAATCACCTGActgaaaatctaaaataaaaatcatgtGACTTTTTTTAGAGAGCGAGAGatggcaaataaaaatgtgatcgaatattttcgatttttggtCATCACGTAACGACCAGACAAGGACGTGAAAATTTAAAtcccaaaaatgtaaaaaggatTAAcgagtattttttaaaatggaaaatgtttgaattttgatttttacctgGACTTCCTTGTTGAATTGGGCGATTGAAGCGGGGCTTCCGGGATCGCCACTGTGAGGACACGCCGAGCAGTCAGAAGATGGCGAGGTAGACGCCGCTTCCGCGTCGGGTGTCGATAAAGCACTCGACTGCCTCTTGCGCAATTTGCTAATCATCAACAATAAAGAATAAAGGCcattttagacattttttcaaagacataattcatcatcatttggTTCGAAAAAAGACCGTCCAAGGTTTATTTGTTCTACAAGTAATGATATAAGACACCTGTAATTTTCGATGGACAGGTGCCATTGATGCTGGACGTGACACCTAACGAGGCTCTCTAGCCGCAAGAATTCTTTACGTAACCCGACAGTCGACGAGGAAGTcgaattattgttattattagtCTCGACGGGCGGCGGGATTTCGTCTTCCTCGTTGGTCAGCTCTTCCTCGATGGCCGTTATGACCACCTCTTCTTTGCAGTTGAAGGCCACTTTCTTGGGGGACTTGGACGGACTCATGTCGTTGCTAGACACAACAAGGAAATGGCCCAGGCTCAACTATGGAAATCGCCGATGAAGGCAGATAAGAAAAGTTTCGATATCGACCACCAATCGAACGGCGGGCAATCGGCTGTGATCGTGGGGGGCTCAAGAGCAACGCTCATTACGTGAGTTAACTAACGAAAATGTCAAGCCAAAATGGCGATTTGACTCAAAAATGTCTTGACGAATTTGAAAAGATAATCGGGGGGAGAATCGAACAGGACGACACTTAAAACTGAACTCGAGGATGAAACTGCGTTGTGGTCGCCTTAAATATCAGATTTTTCAATTCTCATCTGTCACAGAATTCCTGGTAATGAGTGACGCTTTTCTCCGTAACTGCTGGCTACACTCTGGCGGTGGCTTAAAGTTTGTTCCCACCGGCGTTGCGTAATGATGGCGCGGGGATAGGGTCAAGGCAAAGTAGCAGCTCATAACTCTCACCTGATGTAGACGGTGATGAGGATGATGGCAACGGCGGCGACAAACATGGCGCCAAAAACGGCTATGATATCGATGACCGTCTGAGCTGGATTACCAGGTGGTTGACCAGGTGGAACGGATGATTCAATCGCTTCGATTTCTGAATTTAATAGAATAGGAGAAATATGTTTTGGGAAAAATTAGCATTTCGAATTGATTGTTTCGGCACATTTCTGCCGGTAGGTGGAGGGGTCGTTGGGTAAACAACTGGCAGACGACAAACAATtgttcgaaaaagaaaatgacaaaaaagaaagcagtTGTCAGAGGAAATACTCGTCACTTTGTGCAATACTGAAATTatattaattcaattgaacGTGGCAAACGGGATGGAATGCGACAGGATGGCAGTTTCTCGTCTGCATTTCCTCTCTGGTGACGGCATCACGTGAGTTTTGAGTCAGATTGACATCACGCCAAGTTAAACGGCCGGTTAACACTCACGGCTCTCGagataaaaacataaaaaagactTCCTCTGTCCAATGACGAAATAGGTGTAATCTTTTGTGAGCTTTTAAGTCATTGGAGTGGTTGTTGGCTCATCATTTTTAATCGGTACACATTCTTGTCACATTACACAAGTTATTTTAATCACATTTGTATTGTTTCAAGGTTCAGTCATTAAGTCAGTCGTCAGAGCAGTTGGTACTGACAGAAGCTGAGACTCACCTTCAAAGTTCTCCTCGGTGAACCCCCCATACTCCAGTGACTGTCCTCCAGACCCCCCGATTGTGCCATTGTGCAGACTGTGGGGTGACAGGATGTAGCTGAGGGCGTGAGCGCTGGGATGATGCCCGCCGATCACTCCGCTGCTGGCATCCACCGATCTCAGGAATGTCGCTATCGTCGTGGCTATGACTCCGACTCCCCTGGGCGCATCAAAAACAATCGACAGGCAgataggaaaaaaatcaaacattaaaCATACAAtcgatgatttatttttcgactTCTTTATCAGGAAGCATCTCATACGGTTTATGTAGCGGCACGTCAAGGAAATCGTCATGCGtttatcacacacacacacagagcctGTTCTATTCACCTGTACACCCATTGTCTATGCCCAATCGATTCAACCTACGAGTCAAAGACCCTGATTTCCCTCCGACTTTTCCAAACTTCTCTCGccgttttccctttcattcGCTTCtatgatatttcttttttctcgtgaaTCACTCAACGAATTTGTCCTCAATTAACCTTCCCCCGCCCAatcctctctcttttcttccccgTCTTCTTCTCTGGAGATTAACAACATCCAACTCCCAGATCAGCCGGTGAAGCCTTGGAAGAAGACCGGATCAAAACAACATCAGGTAGtagtcaaaagaagaagaagaaagaaaaaaaacctttttgttttgtttaaatttcccTCCCAAATAAAGCACAAAGCTGAGAGATGAGCAAAAGGCCGATCGGTTACTATCCGAAACTATCCCCGTcattaactttcttttttgtttttttgttttttttttcttctcccgtaAATTTCTACTCACATGATGATGGATTCCTTTGAATTTCCAAATTGAATCTCTCTCCCGCTTGTGGGTCTCGACGGGCGTGGGCGATGGGCTCGAGACGCTCGTGAACACTGGGCCTCGTCACGTAACGGGAGCGGACAACAGACTCGAGACAAAATCATGAAGGGAGTTCGATCACATGACGGTGTAAGTTTCTTATCAAACCCCCGAGACgaggggtgggggggaaacacaaaaaaattcgatttcagattttccctaatctttctatttctttctcaCCTCGTTCCGTCCCTCAATAAATTGAAACAGCTTTCGACTAGATTTTTCGTTTGACAGATAAGCGGGTTCCCTTGCGTAACCTCTAACAACGGGGGTGCTATTTATTGGAGTAACCGGGAACGAACTGCGaatctcttttttgggtgggaaTTGCTTATGTTTACAGTTTCCCAGTGCTGACCGTCCAGTGGGTGATGATGGGAGGCCCAGGTATGGAGACCTTGGACCTGAGCCTCAGGTGTAAGATGTGAGGGTTAGGAAACGGACAAGTTTGGAGTCTGTTGTGAGTTCCCTTTTTTAcattgagtgtgtgtgtatgaaaATCTCCGCCTCGGGGCCGCTACCAGACTAACAACCAGTTGCCTTTGATTTTCCTTCTCCGATTTCATggggtgaagaagaagaagaagttgtacACAGGGTCAACTAGAACGTCCTCAAAATATCCTTCCATTTTCCACTACACAAAATTCATctgctggggggggggggggaatgaaaTGTCTGGCCGAAG
This window of the Daphnia pulex isolate KAP4 chromosome 5, ASM2113471v1 genome carries:
- the LOC124194001 gene encoding uncharacterized protein LOC124194001 isoform X1: MILSRVCCPLPLRDEAQCSRASRAHRPRPSRPTSGREIQFGNSKESIIMGVGVIATTIATFLRSVDASSGVIGGHHPSAHALSYILSPHSLHNGTIGGSGGQSLEYGGFTEENFEEIEAIESSVPPGQPPGNPAQTVIDIIAVFGAMFVAAVAIILITVYISKLRKRQSSALSTPDAEAASTSPSSDCSACPHSGDPGSPASIAQFNKEVQDAWSAIDFGQKPSLWRKTIRSVILRLRGQEQHKDVYVMPQHLRDQLKQMYVY
- the LOC124194001 gene encoding uncharacterized protein LOC124194001 isoform X2, coding for MEISPRGSRTRRRSISRGVGVIATTIATFLRSVDASSGVIGGHHPSAHALSYILSPHSLHNGTIGGSGGQSLEYGGFTEENFEEIEAIESSVPPGQPPGNPAQTVIDIIAVFGAMFVAAVAIILITVYISKLRKRQSSALSTPDAEAASTSPSSDCSACPHSGDPGSPASIAQFNKEVQDAWSAIDFGQKPSLWRKTIRSVILRLRGQEQHKDVYVMPQHLRDQLKQMYVY